A DNA window from Pseudodesulfovibrio thermohalotolerans contains the following coding sequences:
- a CDS encoding molybdopterin-dependent oxidoreductase: MKTVTACTMDCGDACSLVVDTEKRTVRGNPRHPFTKGFCCRKGARYFERLDAEERIVEPLVRRGGAFVPVGWDEALDLVAERLDAARGVPESILHIHGNGYRGVLASASSVFFERLGSSTVCGCVCDDTGIEACLKDFGALNHNAPEDILNADRVVNWGRDLTRCSVHQLALLRKGREKGVEVLSISPGGDGTPDFSDVNVIIRPGTDRFLAAAVLKLYLEAGDLNPWVLTRTRNWPALRGLIDGLKFRDLCAACEVSAEDVELVYEWYSDKGDVATLVGWGLQRHVYGGENVRFINAVAMISGNIGVSGGGAYFNISSGRNFGSWAHLVEGGAKPSRRRSFLLQDLGTELRRADPSVDFVWIDGHNVVNQVPDGLSVADALARPFTVVVDGFMNDTAMRADVILPPAFMFERRDVLGSYVHNYVNLCAPALAPRGLARPDFDILADLGTRLRERIILPDEETCLREGLKPAAVSYDELLENGFAKVNHPFVAFEDMVFGHPDGLYRFPETLHPEPERDPDYPLQLLTLVRGESLHSQIAETDQRGVPSVWISRSNPALTVLDPARDVFLVTDLGAMQVRLVIVEDLHPRAVLMRRGGWMKYGHGANAVIRPSVTDMGAGTAYYSQACRLENR; encoded by the coding sequence ATGAAGACCGTCACGGCCTGCACCATGGATTGCGGCGACGCCTGTTCACTGGTGGTCGATACCGAGAAGCGAACCGTTCGGGGCAACCCTCGGCATCCGTTTACCAAGGGGTTCTGCTGCCGCAAGGGAGCCCGATACTTCGAACGTCTGGACGCCGAGGAGCGCATCGTCGAGCCGCTCGTCCGGCGCGGCGGAGCGTTCGTGCCCGTGGGGTGGGACGAGGCCCTCGACCTGGTGGCCGAAAGGCTCGACGCGGCGCGGGGTGTGCCCGAGTCCATCCTCCACATTCACGGGAACGGCTACCGGGGCGTGCTCGCTTCGGCCAGCTCCGTCTTTTTCGAGCGGCTCGGCTCATCCACCGTGTGCGGCTGCGTGTGCGATGACACGGGCATCGAGGCGTGCCTGAAGGATTTCGGGGCGTTGAATCACAACGCGCCCGAGGACATCCTGAATGCGGACCGGGTGGTTAACTGGGGCCGGGACCTGACCCGTTGCTCCGTGCACCAGCTCGCCCTGTTGCGGAAGGGTCGCGAGAAAGGCGTCGAGGTCCTGTCCATTTCTCCCGGCGGCGACGGCACTCCGGATTTCTCCGACGTCAACGTAATCATCCGACCCGGCACGGACCGTTTTCTGGCCGCCGCTGTGCTCAAGCTCTATCTGGAGGCGGGGGACCTCAACCCGTGGGTCCTGACCCGGACACGGAACTGGCCCGCCCTGCGCGGGCTTATCGACGGATTGAAGTTCCGCGACCTGTGCGCCGCCTGCGAGGTCTCGGCCGAGGATGTGGAGCTGGTCTACGAGTGGTATTCGGACAAGGGCGACGTGGCCACGCTTGTCGGCTGGGGGTTGCAGCGCCATGTCTATGGCGGGGAGAACGTCCGCTTCATCAATGCCGTGGCCATGATTTCAGGCAACATCGGGGTGAGCGGCGGCGGTGCGTATTTCAATATTTCGTCCGGCCGGAATTTCGGCTCGTGGGCGCACCTTGTCGAGGGCGGCGCGAAACCGTCCAGGCGGCGCAGCTTTCTGTTGCAGGACCTGGGGACGGAGCTTCGTCGCGCCGATCCCTCGGTGGACTTTGTCTGGATCGACGGGCACAACGTGGTCAACCAGGTGCCGGACGGCCTGTCCGTGGCCGACGCGCTGGCCCGGCCGTTTACGGTTGTGGTGGACGGGTTCATGAACGACACGGCCATGCGGGCCGACGTGATCCTGCCGCCCGCGTTCATGTTCGAACGGCGCGACGTGCTCGGCTCCTACGTCCACAACTATGTCAACCTTTGCGCTCCGGCCCTTGCGCCGCGCGGCCTGGCTCGGCCGGATTTCGACATCCTGGCCGACCTGGGGACGCGGTTGCGCGAGCGGATCATCCTTCCGGACGAGGAGACCTGCCTGCGCGAGGGGCTCAAACCTGCCGCCGTCTCCTACGACGAGCTTCTCGAAAACGGGTTCGCCAAGGTTAATCATCCCTTCGTGGCCTTCGAGGATATGGTCTTCGGCCATCCGGATGGACTGTACCGCTTCCCGGAGACGCTGCATCCCGAGCCTGAGCGGGACCCCGACTACCCTCTGCAACTGCTGACCCTGGTGCGTGGGGAGTCTCTGCATTCGCAGATAGCCGAGACCGACCAGCGCGGGGTGCCGTCCGTATGGATCTCCAGGTCCAACCCGGCCTTGACCGTTCTGGACCCGGCCAGGGATGTTTTTCTGGTCACCGACCTCGGGGCCATGCAGGTTCGGCTTGTGATTGTCGAAGACCTGCACCCGAGAGCCGTGCTCATGCGCCGTGGGGGATGGATGAAGTACGGTCACGGGGCCAACGCCGTCATCCGGCCTTCGGTCACGGACATGGGAGCCGGGACGGCCTACTACAGCCAGGCGTGCCGCCTGGAAAATCGTTAA
- the aspS gene encoding aspartate--tRNA ligase, producing MSEQERDYDEYRVIEDLAGWRRTHHNNELTAANMDEEVCLMGWVQFRRDHGGLIFLDLRDREGLTQVVFNPEDNDEVHERAHAIRPEYVVAVKGKVRPRPEGMANPNMVTGEIEIEVSEYKLLNTSDTPPFPIEDRVEVSENLRLKYRFLDLRRPSLARNFIIRNKAAQSVRRYLDGLGFLEVETPVLTKSTPEGARDFLVPSRVNQGEFYALPQSPQLFKQMLMVSGMDRYFQIVKCFRDEDLRADRQPEFTQIDIEMSFVDEALIQDMAEGMVRTLFKETIGVALPDEFPRMTFADAMRDYGVDKPDLRFELKHIDITDVFKNSGFKVFASSELVKVMAVPGGAELSRKEIDEYTKFVEIYGSKGLAWIKVKEDGEWQSPIVKFFSEEEIAELRNRTGCKPGDILFFQAGPADIANAALGNLRCELGKRFGLIKEGEFKPVWITDFPLLEWDPDEKRFVARHHPFTSARPEQMKILREDPGQAIARAYDLVMNGFEVGGGSIRIHTEEQQQAMFAALGINDEEARDKFGFLMDALKFGAPPHGGIAFGLDRLVMILTGSKSIRDVIAFPKTQKATCLMTEAPSAVPSKQLRELGIRLREKKKEE from the coding sequence ATGTCCGAGCAAGAGAGAGATTACGACGAGTACCGCGTCATTGAAGACCTCGCGGGCTGGCGGCGCACGCACCACAACAACGAGTTGACCGCCGCCAACATGGACGAAGAGGTCTGCCTCATGGGCTGGGTCCAGTTCCGCCGCGATCACGGCGGGCTGATTTTCCTGGACCTGCGCGACCGCGAAGGCCTGACCCAGGTGGTCTTCAACCCCGAGGACAATGACGAGGTGCATGAGCGCGCCCACGCCATCCGCCCCGAATACGTGGTGGCGGTCAAGGGCAAGGTCCGCCCGCGTCCCGAGGGCATGGCCAACCCGAACATGGTCACTGGCGAGATCGAGATCGAGGTTTCCGAGTACAAGCTGCTCAACACCTCGGACACCCCGCCCTTCCCCATCGAGGACCGCGTGGAGGTCTCCGAGAACCTGCGGCTCAAATACCGCTTCCTGGATCTCCGCCGCCCCTCCCTGGCCCGGAATTTCATTATCCGCAACAAGGCCGCGCAATCCGTGCGCCGCTACCTGGACGGCCTGGGCTTCCTCGAAGTGGAAACCCCGGTGCTGACCAAGTCCACCCCCGAAGGCGCGCGCGACTTCCTGGTGCCCTCCAGGGTCAACCAGGGCGAGTTCTACGCCCTGCCCCAGTCCCCGCAGTTGTTCAAGCAGATGCTCATGGTCTCGGGCATGGATCGCTATTTCCAGATCGTCAAATGCTTCCGCGACGAAGACCTGCGCGCCGACCGCCAGCCCGAGTTCACCCAGATCGACATCGAGATGTCCTTCGTGGACGAGGCGCTGATCCAGGACATGGCCGAAGGCATGGTCCGGACCCTGTTCAAGGAGACCATCGGCGTGGCCCTGCCCGACGAGTTCCCCCGCATGACCTTCGCCGACGCCATGCGCGACTACGGCGTGGACAAGCCGGACCTCCGCTTCGAGCTCAAGCACATCGACATCACCGACGTCTTCAAGAACTCCGGCTTCAAGGTCTTCGCGTCCTCCGAGCTGGTCAAGGTCATGGCCGTGCCCGGCGGGGCCGAGCTGTCCCGCAAGGAGATCGACGAATACACCAAGTTCGTCGAGATCTACGGCTCCAAGGGCCTGGCCTGGATCAAGGTCAAGGAGGACGGCGAATGGCAGTCCCCCATCGTCAAGTTCTTCTCCGAGGAGGAGATCGCCGAACTGCGTAATCGCACCGGCTGCAAGCCCGGCGACATCCTCTTCTTCCAGGCCGGTCCGGCCGACATCGCCAACGCCGCGCTCGGCAACCTGCGCTGCGAGCTGGGCAAGCGGTTCGGACTCATCAAGGAGGGCGAGTTCAAGCCTGTCTGGATCACCGACTTCCCGCTGCTCGAATGGGACCCCGACGAGAAGCGGTTCGTGGCCCGGCACCATCCCTTCACCTCGGCCCGCCCCGAGCAGATGAAGATTCTCAGGGAAGACCCGGGCCAGGCCATCGCACGGGCCTACGACCTGGTCATGAACGGCTTCGAGGTCGGCGGCGGCTCCATCCGCATCCACACCGAGGAGCAGCAGCAGGCCATGTTCGCCGCCCTGGGCATCAACGACGAGGAAGCCCGCGACAAGTTCGGCTTCCTCATGGACGCCCTCAAGTTCGGTGCGCCGCCCCACGGCGGCATCGCCTTCGGCCTGGACAGGCTGGTCATGATCCTGACCGGGTCCAAGTCCATCCGCGACGTCATCGCCTTCCCCAAGACCCAGAAGGCCACCTGCCTCATGACCGAGGCGCCGTCCGCCGTGCCCAGCAAGCAGCTCCGCGAACTCGGCATCCGCCTGCGCGAGAAGAAAAAAGAAGAATAA
- the hisS gene encoding histidine--tRNA ligase, translating to MAKVQKIKGFADLFPAEAAKYTFMESCAREIFSRYGYGELRTPILEKTELFQKSIGEDTDVVGKEMFTFPDRKNRSLTMRPEATAGVVRAFIESKTHQPGSVSKFFTFGPMFRYERPQKGRQRQFHQINAEVFGADEPQADAELILMLTAFLHRIGLKDLTVELNSLGCHECRPAYKQALVDFYKSKDKANFCEDCQRRMETNPLRVLDCKVPTCKELVQDAPVITDHLCPDCEAHFADVRAVLDGANVSYALNPRLVRGLDYYVRTCFEVTSNDIGSQTSVAGGGRYDGLIKSLDGPDCPGSGFACGMERLALLLGDVEPEAPDFYLAVVDGEAANEAMLFAQALRAKGLRGEVSFAGGSMKSRMRAANKSGARTCLILGGSELADNTITVKDMAGNREQETLDRKLYLASL from the coding sequence ATGGCGAAAGTACAAAAAATAAAGGGCTTCGCGGACCTTTTCCCGGCAGAGGCCGCCAAGTACACCTTCATGGAATCCTGCGCCCGGGAAATCTTCTCCCGATACGGCTACGGCGAGCTGCGCACCCCCATCCTGGAAAAGACCGAGCTGTTCCAGAAATCCATCGGCGAGGACACCGACGTGGTCGGCAAGGAGATGTTCACCTTCCCCGACCGCAAGAACCGTTCCCTGACCATGCGCCCCGAAGCCACGGCGGGCGTGGTCCGCGCGTTCATCGAATCCAAGACCCATCAGCCGGGCAGCGTTTCGAAATTCTTCACTTTCGGTCCCATGTTCCGATATGAGCGGCCGCAGAAGGGACGCCAACGCCAGTTCCACCAGATCAACGCCGAGGTCTTCGGGGCGGACGAGCCCCAGGCCGACGCCGAGCTGATCCTCATGCTGACCGCGTTCCTGCACCGCATCGGCCTCAAGGACCTGACCGTGGAGCTGAACTCCCTAGGCTGCCATGAATGCCGCCCGGCCTACAAGCAGGCCCTGGTGGACTTCTACAAGTCCAAGGACAAGGCGAATTTCTGCGAGGACTGCCAGCGCCGCATGGAGACCAACCCCCTGCGCGTGCTCGACTGCAAGGTGCCCACCTGCAAGGAGCTGGTCCAGGACGCCCCGGTCATCACCGACCACCTCTGCCCGGACTGCGAGGCCCACTTCGCCGATGTGCGCGCCGTGCTGGACGGAGCAAACGTGTCCTACGCCCTGAATCCCCGCCTGGTGCGCGGCCTGGATTACTACGTGCGCACCTGTTTCGAGGTGACCAGCAACGACATCGGCTCCCAGACCTCCGTGGCCGGCGGCGGCCGCTACGACGGCCTGATAAAAAGCCTGGACGGCCCGGACTGCCCCGGCTCCGGTTTCGCCTGCGGCATGGAACGGCTCGCCCTTCTGCTCGGCGATGTCGAGCCCGAAGCGCCCGACTTCTACCTGGCCGTGGTGGACGGCGAAGCGGCCAACGAGGCCATGCTCTTCGCCCAGGCCCTGCGCGCCAAGGGATTGCGCGGCGAGGTCAGCTTCGCCGGCGGCTCCATGAAATCCCGGATGCGCGCGGCCAACAAATCCGGGGCCCGGACCTGCCTGATCCTGGGCGGCAGCGAACTGGCCGACAATACCATCACCGTCAAGGACATGGCCGGGAACAGGGAACAGGAAACCCTGGACCGGAAGCTGTATCTGGCAAGTCTGTAG